The following coding sequences are from one Apodemus sylvaticus chromosome X, mApoSyl1.1, whole genome shotgun sequence window:
- the LOC127674956 gene encoding protein BEX1: MESKDQGVKNLNMEDGHQEKEEKEEKPQDANNREPVVALPSEAGKNCAPRGGRRRFRVRQPIAHYRWDLMHRGGEPQARMREENAQRFGEDVRQLMEKLREKQLSHSMRAVSTDPPHHDHHDEFCLMP; this comes from the coding sequence ATGGAGTCCAAAGATCAAGGAGTAAAAAATCTCAACATGGAAGATGGCCatcaggaaaaggaggagaaggaagaaaagccgCAAGATGCTAACAACAGGGAGCCAGTTGTGGCCCTGCCTTCCGAGGCTGGGAAAAACTGTGCTCCTAGAGGAGGTCGCCGGCGGTTCCGCGTTAGGCAGCCCATCGCGCACTACAGATGGGATCTGATGCATAGGGGTGGGGAGCCCCAGGCCAGGATGAGAGAGGAGAACGCACAAAGGTTTGGGGAGGATGTGAGACAGCTCATGGAGAAGTTAAGGGAAAAGCAGCTGAGCCACAGTATGCGGGCGGTTAGCACTGACCCCCCTCACCACGACCACCATGATGAGTTTTGCCTTATGCCCTGA